In the Anaerolineae bacterium genome, CGCTCCAGATTCACCCGCCGGAGTCCACTGGATCGCTTTGTTTGGGAAAGCGCCGCATGCATCGTCATTGCCCTGTTCTATGGCCGCACCGGTCGCGGCCCGCGCCTGCCAGTTCCGGTGCTCCCAGAATACACCGGAACAGACGCCTGCGCCGGTATTTTGCCGGGCAGCAAGGGCAACAACGCGCCTGTTGTTAACGTCCTTCCAGGGCGGCCAGCAGCTTCTCCGCCTCTTCCACGCTGATCTGCCCGGCTTCCACCATGCGCAGGATGATCAGCCGTTCCTCGTCTGTGACCGGATCGTGCGGCTGGGGCGGCACCGGCGGGCGCGGCGGACGCGGGATCTCGCCGCCAAAAGTCAACGTAAAACCGCGCTTGCGCTTGCCCTGTTCCATCTTGTTGTTACGCTCGGCCTGGCGCAGCACACGCTCGCTTTTGCGCATGGCCCGTTCGGCCTCACGCTCAGCGCGTTCGCGGATGTGGCGGGCCTTTTCCGCCAGGATTTCGTCCAGCCCGGCCAGTTGCTCGGAGAGCTTCTCCTCCAGCCCGCTCAGACGGGCCTCCAGTTCCTCCTCAAGCTGGACGTTGATCGCCATCAGGTAATCTTCGTCCTGCCCCACCAGGCGGATTTCGCCGCCGGCCTGCAGTTCGACCAGCGCCGCGCCAGTACCACAGACGATCTCCTCGTACTGCCCGCCTTCGACCACCTCGGCATCCGGGGCATCAACGGTCAGGTCATCGCAGCCCAGGATGCGAAAGCGCACATCCTGATCGGGCGGGATACGACACACGATATCAGAGCCAACATGGAAGCGGTAGACGGCTCCCGGCACATAAGCTGTGCTCAGCACCAGGTCGGAGCCGATGCGCTCGACCTCAGCCGGGCCGTTGACATCGCGCAGGTACAGGTCAGCGCCCACCGCTGCGATGAACACCTGTCCCTCCACCTCGCGGATGGTGGCGTCGCCGCCGACATGCTGGATACGAACGTCGCCGCCAGCGCTCTTGAGGTGCAGGTCGCCGCCGATGTTGTCGATGGTGACCGGCCCGATCTTGCGCAGCACCAGGTCGCCGCCGACATTGCCAATCGTGACACTCCCCTCGACGCCGGTGATCTTGGCGTCACCGCCGACGGTGGTCAGAGCGATCTCGGTGTCCACAGGGACGCGCACGGTCAGATCGCCGGCGCCATTCACGTTAAAGCGACCGTCCTCAGCCTCACGGATCTCCGCCCGGTCGCCCTCGGCAGAGATAGCCCGGCGATCCCAGCCGCGCAGGCGCAGGCTTCCGCCGACATGGTCAATCACCAGCCGGGGGGTCCCGGTCTGCGTGAGTTCAAGATAACTCATCGATCATCCCTCCATGAGCCTATCCGGCTGCCCGGACCACGAACCACGCGGCCTGCTGGCCCGCTGCAGCACCACCGCCCGCCAGGCCCGGCCCACAGCGGCCCACAATGCGCCCGCCGCGTGTTCCAGCAGGCCTGGCTCGTGGTAGGCCCGGCGCAGCCGGGCAGCATACTCATCCCGCGTTTTTTCGGCCACATAAGTATCCAGCTTGTCCCACATGATTGTTTCCCCTCATCAAGCTCCGACCAGACCGAATAACAGGCGGGGTATTGCGGGACGCGCCGCCCGCCCCCTCGACAGGCTGCGCGCCCCTTCCCCTCTGCGGCGCCCGTCCCCTCAACGGGCGCGGTCAACCCTGCAGCAGGCGGACGGCCTCCTGGGGCGTGATACGCCCGGCGGCCAGGTCGTCCAGCACCTGCCGGCGCAGGGATTCATCGTCGATCTCATCCTCTTCGCCGCCCACTTCGTAGCCCATAGCCGTGATCACTTCCTCCAGGCGGCTGCGCACAGTCGGGTAGGAGATGCCGAGCGCCTTCTGCACGCGGGTGATTTTGCCCTCACAGGCGACGAACGTTTCCACAAAAGCGAGCTGGGCCGGAGAAAGCCCACCCAGGCCGCCAAAGCCGAAATGCCCTTCCAGTTTGGCGTCGCAGCCGGGGCAGTACAGGCCGGTGATGATCATCTCGTCGCCGCAGATCGGGCAACTGCGTGGTGCGGAATACATGGCACTCACCTTCTGATATTTAACCTTTACCTTAGAAATTTCAATGTTCAACTGAAGAATATCACAGCTACATGCGTAAGTCAAGCCCGCAATCCCCCCGCTGGCGCAGGCCGGACACGAAAAATGCCGCGCATCCGGTATGGACGCGCGGCGGTGATCAGATCCTCAGGTAAAGGGGTTACCCGGCGCAGGCCTGGAAAGCAGGCAGGTGGTTGAACTCCGAAGCATTGCGCAGGTTAGTGAAGATCTGCACAAGATCGGGGTAGTCACTCACGGTGCTCAGCCAGTTGTCGTACAGCTGGAAGTTAGCGATTTCAGCTTCAGCAGCAAAGGCACATGCCTCGGCCAGTGTCCCGAAGGTCACCTCAGGCGTTTCAACGGTGACAGCGCTGTAATCCACGCCGTAGTAGGTCAGGGCGCGTTCCAGGGCGGCGGCATGGTTGGCCTCAGCTTGCTGGATGGCGACAAACGGCACGACCGACCCAAACTGCGCGATCACAGCCTCATAAGCAGCATAGGCATGATATTCGTCGGCCAGTCCGGCCAGCAGGGCATCAGCGACCTCAGCGGGCAACTCACCGCTGAAAGACGGTAGCGTTGCATACGGATCGCGCAGGCCGTTTTGTCCGTTCTGACCATTCCAGCGGTGCATCGCTCCTGCCCCGGCACCCGGCGCCAGCGGATCGCGGAGTTGCTGGCGAGTCCACAGTTGCAGGCCTGCCGCCCCACTCTGGTTCAGCGAGGTCTGGGTAACATTGTTGCCACGCCCGTTGCGCGGCCCCTGCGCGGCAGCAATTCCCGCACTGAAGACGAAAACGCCCACCAGCGCCATTGCAGTCAGCAGGAAAATAACGGTTGCTTTGCGGTTCATCAGTGGTTCCTTTCAGCTAGAGCGCATGACGGTAAACCCGTGTATGGTTAGTGATGCGCTTCAAAAGATAAGCCATCGTTATGAAGAACTTGTGACACCGTTATGAAGAATCGGTGAAGAAATCCTGTAAATGTGGTGAGAGACCCGGCTTGTTCCGGGCCGAAAAAAACAATGCATGCGGCAGGCCGCCACATGCATTGCACGCCTTCACAGACAAGCCGAACTTAGCCGCTCTACAGGCCCTTGATCGTCAGCGCATCCAGCCGCCGGCTCAGCCCGCGCAACGGCCGGCGCTCGAACCAGCGCCGGGGCCGCCAGCGTGGTCGCCAACGGATCACCGATGGCTTCAGCCGGCGCGGCACACGCCCCCGGCTATGCAGCCATTCCAGCGTTCCCGACCAGCGCAAGACCATGCGCTTTTCCTCTCCGGCCCCTACAGGGTGAAGCTGCCGCCCGGATCCACGATGATCACCCGGCTGGCCGTCTCGTTGTGGACGCGCTGCGCCCAGCCAGCCGCATCCACCTGGATCAGCGGGAAGGTATTATAGTGGATCGGCAGCACCGCGCGCGGGGCGATCAGCTTGACGGCCTCCAGCGCCTCATCCGGTCCCATCGTGTAGTTGCCGCCAATGGGCAACACAGCCAGATCGATGCCCTTGGCCCCGATCCGTTGCATATCGGCAAACAAGCCGGTATCCCCGGCCAGGTACAACCGATGGCCATCGCGCGCTGTCAGCAGGATGCCGTTGGCCTGCCCGCCATAGGAACCATCCGGCAGGCTGGAACTGTGGACGGCCATCGTCAGGGCGATACGAGCAAAACCGAAGTTCACCGCCCCGTCCGGATTCATACCATGCGTATTGCGGACGCCCTGGCGGGCGATCCAGTGGGCGACTTCGTTGTTGGCGATCACTCTGGCGCCCGTACGTTTGGCGATGCTCACCGTGTCGCCGACATGGTCGCCATGGCCGTGCGTCAGCAGGATATAGTCCGCGGGAATAGTCGCCGGGTCGGCTGCCGCCAGCGGGTTGCCGCTGAGATAGGGGTCAACCAGCACGTGCGTACCGTCGATTTCCAGGGCCAGGGCCGCATGCCCCAGCCAGGTCACCCGGATGCTCATCTTCCCCTTCCTTCGTCGAGAAGTCGCCCGTCCTACCAACACTATAAGGTCAAAGGCGCGCCGGTACAAGGTGTTTACCGGCGCTAATCGGCCGCCAGGGTCTCCTCGTCAGCGACTTCCTGCCATACTTCGCTGGCGCGGTCGGTGTACAGCACACCATCCAGATGATCGATCTCATGCTGGAACACCCGGGCCAGCCAGCCCTCGGCTTTGATGCGCCGGGGCTTGCCGTGGCGATCCTGCCCCTTGACCGTGATCGCTTTGTGCCGGGAAACCGTCCCGAACAGGCCGGGGATGGACAGGCAGGCTTCAACGCCATCAACCCGTTCCTCAGAAGCGCGCACGATCTCCGGGTTGACGACTTCGTACAGCACGCCGGCCTGCTCCCCGAATTCCTCGCGGGCCTGTTCATCGTCGGGCAGGCGGACAACGATCACGCGCTGGCTGACGTTGATCTGCGGCGCGGCCAGGCCGACACCCGGCGCGGCCAGCATGGTCTCCGCCATGTCGTCCAGCAATTTGCCCAGCCTGTCATCAAAGACGGTCACCCGCCGCGCTTTACGCCGCAGGACTTCAGCGTGCTCGCTACCCAGAACCACAATCTCCCGTAGTGCCATGCCCGGTACTCCCCGTACTCCCGGCTCATTCCGCCATCGGGCGGATTTGCCCTTAATTCTGACCATATCGCGCCAGATTATACCAGCCCGCCAAAAGGGCGAAAAGCGGCAGTTGAGAGCCTTTCATCGCCGGCGCGGTTAACTGCCCGGCGCACGATGCTCAGGCAGCGCCCAGCAGCGCCGCGCCAGCAACCATGGCGGCGGCTCCGGCCAGCCGCCAGCGAGCATTCCCCTCCCGCAATAGCTGCGCCCCAAGCAGTACGCCGATCAGGATGCTCACGCTGCGCAGCGGCGCCACATAACTCACCGGGCTGAAGGTCAGAGCGGTCAGGATCAGGATGTATGAGCCAGGGCTGAGCAGGGCCACCGCCAGCGCCCGCCAGCGATCGACCGCCCAGGCCCGCCGGACTTCCTGCCGGTGGGTCAGCACATACGGCGTCAGGAAGACGGCGCGCAGCCAGCCGATCGTCCAGGAGTAGACGACCGGCGCGATCAGCAGGCGGCTCATGGCGTACGAATCCCACAGGCTGTAGGCCGCGATGGACAGCGCGGTGAGCAGGCCGTAGAGGAGACCCGGCAGCGCCGCTGAGCGCCGCAGGCTGCGCGGATCACCGCTGAGCGCGATCACCCCCGCACCGATCAGCAGGGTCGCCAGTAGCGCCTGGGGCGTCGGCTGTTCGCCCAGCAGCAGAACCGCCCCTACCGTGACAAACAACGGCCCTGTCCCCCGCGATAACGGATAGACCAGCGACAGCTCGCCGCGCCGGTAGCCGGCCGCCAGCAACAGGAAGTACAGCAGATGCAGGGCCGCACTGCCGACGATGAACAGTACATCCATAGGTGTCAGGGCGCTTCCTCCCTGCACCAGCGCCACCAGCGCCAGCGGCCCCAGCGTGAAGAACTCCATGGCGCCAAACATCCAGGTGAAGACAGCGCCATTGGCGGTGGCCCGCTTGGCGATGTAGTTCCAGATGGCGTGCATCGCCGCGGAGATCAGCACGAGCAGGATGGCCAACGCGGTCATGCAGCGCCGTCCTTATGGCGGGAAAAGAGGGAAGGAACAGCCGCCGATTATACGCCGCTTTGGGCCGGTGTCACGCTCGCCGCTCTAAGCTACCGTGAGCAGCAGGCCGTTGCCGGATGGATCGCAGGCCAGCCATCCGCCGTCCTGCGCCGCCTGCGGGATGCCCGCCGCATCCAGACGGGCGCGCACTTTCGCCAGCGTCGGCGCATCCGGCAGGCGCAGGGTGAACCAGCGCAGGCCGGGCGCTCCCGGCGGCGGAGGCGGCGCACCGGGGCCGTTCCAGGTATTGACCCCCACGTGATGATGGTAGCCATCGGCAGCCAGGAAGACGGCGCCGGGCAGGCGGGCCGTC is a window encoding:
- a CDS encoding DUF2089 domain-containing protein, with amino-acid sequence MYSAPRSCPICGDEMIITGLYCPGCDAKLEGHFGFGGLGGLSPAQLAFVETFVACEGKITRVQKALGISYPTVRSRLEEVITAMGYEVGGEEDEIDDESLRRQVLDDLAAGRITPQEAVRLLQG
- a CDS encoding metal-dependent hydrolase, which gives rise to MSIRVTWLGHAALALEIDGTHVLVDPYLSGNPLAAADPATIPADYILLTHGHGDHVGDTVSIAKRTGARVIANNEVAHWIARQGVRNTHGMNPDGAVNFGFARIALTMAVHSSSLPDGSYGGQANGILLTARDGHRLYLAGDTGLFADMQRIGAKGIDLAVLPIGGNYTMGPDEALEAVKLIAPRAVLPIHYNTFPLIQVDAAGWAQRVHNETASRVIIVDPGGSFTL
- the def gene encoding peptide deformylase, with the protein product MALREIVVLGSEHAEVLRRKARRVTVFDDRLGKLLDDMAETMLAAPGVGLAAPQINVSQRVIVVRLPDDEQAREEFGEQAGVLYEVVNPEIVRASEERVDGVEACLSIPGLFGTVSRHKAITVKGQDRHGKPRRIKAEGWLARVFQHEIDHLDGVLYTDRASEVWQEVADEETLAAD
- a CDS encoding EamA family transporter, yielding MTALAILLVLISAAMHAIWNYIAKRATANGAVFTWMFGAMEFFTLGPLALVALVQGGSALTPMDVLFIVGSAALHLLYFLLLAAGYRRGELSLVYPLSRGTGPLFVTVGAVLLLGEQPTPQALLATLLIGAGVIALSGDPRSLRRSAALPGLLYGLLTALSIAAYSLWDSYAMSRLLIAPVVYSWTIGWLRAVFLTPYVLTHRQEVRRAWAVDRWRALAVALLSPGSYILILTALTFSPVSYVAPLRSVSILIGVLLGAQLLREGNARWRLAGAAAMVAGAALLGAA